A stretch of Lathyrus oleraceus cultivar Zhongwan6 chromosome 6, CAAS_Psat_ZW6_1.0, whole genome shotgun sequence DNA encodes these proteins:
- the LOC127094190 gene encoding protein-tyrosine-phosphatase MKP1: MYRIAPHSPYDPLHLILKMLTYMYLSALDSRSAFTMHIPSEICVWIDKSCETIKERDTRGVAGQIVRYGRVKRSIIMIIQGGEPPYFWDVFSILFPLMDISRSGVKSSKTSVKIFLCERKVDAYDVDFEVFGIAIMGGCMPPFGSSANEHETHIPTRESNRSVLRRKYSSTNVKEFVSALKLSFRQVYSDSMLCIHASAISFPSPSASLRKLYGQCLDLSPLFSKSVLMMAIITPPSYAIQFNLWYVIVSNPFRILNFILRVKPFLGVFKFVPHILFDNSTISYQEIILIATS, encoded by the coding sequence ATGTATAGGATTGCTCCTCACTCACCATATGATCCTTTGCATCTTATTCTGAAGATGTTGACTTATATGTATTTGTCTGCTCTTGACTCTAGGAGTGCATTTACAATGCATATTCCTTCTGAAATATGTGTGTGGATTGATAAGAGTTGTGAGACTATCAAGGAAAGGGATACCAGAGGGGTTGCAGGTCAGATTGTTCGGTATGGGAGAGTGAAAAGATCTATTATCATGATTATACAAGGTGGGGAACCGCCTTATTTTTGGGATGTTTTTTCAATTTTGTTTCCTTTAATGGATATATCTAGAAGTGGAGTAAAAAGTAGCAAAACAAGTGTTAAAATTTTTCTCTGTGAGAGGAAAGTCGATGCATATGATGTCGATTTTGAAGTTTTTGGAATAGCCATCATGGGAGGTTGTATGCCTCCGTTTGGGTCATCAGCGAATGAACATGAAACCCATATTCCCACAAGAGAGAGTAACCGAAGTGTTTTAAGGCGGAAATATTCCTCCACAAATGTGAAGGAGTTTGTTTCAGCCCTTAAGTTATCATTTCGACAAGTTTATTCAGATTCCATGTTGTGTATTCATGCATCTGCAATTTCATTTCCATCCCCATCAGCATCGTTAAGAAAACTGTATGGTCAGTGCTTGGATCTATCCCCACTTTTCTCAAAATCAGTATTGATGATGGCTATCATAACACCTCCCTCATATGCAATTCAATTTAATTTATGGTATGTTATTGTTTCGAATCCGTTCAGAATACTTAATTTTATCTTAAGGGTAAAACCTTTCCTTGGTGTATTCAAATTTGTGCCACATATACTCTTTGATAACAGTACCATTAGCTATCAAGAAATTATACTAATTGCTACCAGCTAG